CAGGTCCACACCGGATAAGTCACTGCCGCGCAGATCGGCGGCTATGAGCCAGGCGCCGCGGAGGTCCGCCCCGCACAACCGCCGGGATCTGAAATTGCTGCCCATCAGGTCTGCTCCCGGTGCCAGCTCGGACGCCAGATGGTCATCACCGGCAGCGCAGTAGGAGGCCCGCACTTCCTCGCTGACCTCCATCAGCAGTGTCCCGACCCGGGAGTGCAGCTCCTGTATGTCCCGGGAGAGCAGCTCCGGAAGCCGGCCGGCTGTGTGTTCGATCGTGGCACGCAGGCGTGCCGCTCGCAGTGACGCGTCGGGATCGAAGGTCCGGGCCTGGGCTTCGACCAGATACCAGAGCATTTCGTGCAGCTGCCGCGAGGCCTTGAACGCGGCGAACATGTCATCCTTGGTGCCGGGATTCTCGAGCCAGCTCTTTCCGCTGAACAGTCCGTGCGAGACGTTCTGGCCGGCGCCAAAACAGTCGAAAACCGTGCAGCCGCGAAACCCCCGGGGCAGCAGGCTGTCGTGGATCGTGCAGGTGAAGTCGGAAGCCAGGTTGCGGCACGGTGCGCCTGCGGGTTTGTCGAGGGCAAAATCCGCTGACCGGGTGAAACCGAAGGCCGTGCAGCACAGCGCAAAACAGTTGGCGCAGTCGGGGCGCAGCGATGACCGGGTGCGGGCAGGCGAGGCAGGTTCGGGGAAACGGGCTGACGTCGAGTGCATGTGATCTTCCAGGTGTGAGTTTTCTTTCGGGCGGGAGCGGGGGCGGGGAACCCCAACCGGAGTTCCCCTCGCAGGCGCACAAAATCAGCGCTCCACCGAGGAGCGTGCCGGAATCGCCGTTAAAGCGCTGAGTCACAGAGAAAAATGAATGATCACTGCCGACAGGCTAGCCGACCGGTGCCGCGCGCGGGAGACCTTTGCGGCAGGAGAACCGTTTTCGGTCCCGCGGCGCCGGTCCCTAGACTGGAGAGGTTCCCCCACCGCCTGCCAGAACCGCGGAGTCAGCATGTCCCTATGAAAACACCATCCGCCGCGGCCGAAACCGGCCAACAGCGAAGGCATGCTGATCGCCAACGACCTGAAGAAGGAGCGCGGGTGGACGGAAACGCAGATCAAGACCTTCCTGCCCGAACCGGACCAGACGGCGCGCAATCCGTTCTCCCGCAAGGCCGCTCCGATGAAGCTGTACGCGCTGGAACGGGTGGAGGCCATCGAAGCCACCCCCGAGTACCGGAAGGCGCGGGAAGCATCCCGCACCCGCCAGCTGGCCGCCCGGGGAAGGGCCCTGGCCAAAAAGAAGGAAGCGGTCGCCGCTGCGGAGGCCCTCGAGCTGCGCATCGAGCCGGAGCCGTGGCAGGACATGCAGGACAAGGCGATCGAACACTTCAACAGCAGGCTCCGGCGCAGCCAGTCTCCGGCAAGCCGAAAAACGTCCACCGCCCGGCTGGACCGGCTGACGGTGAACTACCTGCGGCACAAGCAGACCTCCTACGAGGAGGAACTGAAGGAATTCAAGGGTGTGGTGGGAGTGGGTGAAGCCTACCTGGTGGTGCGCAACCGGATCCTCGACCTCATCGCCGACACCTATCCGCAGCTGCGCGCGGAGTGTGAGCGGCAGAAGTTCGACGCTCCGGAACTGCCCGACGGCGTCACGCTCCAGGCTGTGCCCGCCGCAGCCGGCTAAATCCGGCCGCAGCCCACCCGCTTCGCCGCCAGTGCTTGCACAGTGCTGCCGCCGGCTAATACCGTCTCGACAGCGGTGATAATTCACAGGCGGGAGACATCTCATGCTGACGGAAGTCGCTGAAGGCGTTCTGGTTTCCGAAAGCGAGTTCATCTCGAGCAACTCCGTTGCCGTGCAGGGCCGCGACGGAGTGTTGCTCATCGACCCCGGCATCACGGGCGACGAAATGTCGGCCCTCGCCAACGACCTTCGGACGTTGGGCCAGCCCGTTGTGGCGGGCTTCTCGACGCATCCTGACTGGGACCATGTGCTCTGGCACGCGAACTTCGGGGACGTGCCCCGTTACGGTACCGCCCGGTGCGCGGCTTCCATCCACAACCTGCTCTCCAACGAGGATTGGCAGGACCGCGTCGCCGAGGGGCTTCCGCCGGAGTACGCCGGGGACATTCCGATGGAGCTGCTCGGTCTCATTACCGGTCTGCCCCCCGGTGCTGCGCAGCTTCCCTGGGACGGGCCCGACATCCGGATCATCGAGCATCAGGCGCATGCCCCGGGTCATGCGGCGCTGCTGATCGAGGAGCGCGGTGTGCTCGTCGCCGGCGACATGCTCTCTGACATCCTGATGCCGTTCCTGGATTTGGAGGCAGCGGATCCGATGGAGGACTACCTTGCCGCCTTGCGGCTGTTCGAGAGCCTGCCCGACGGCGTTATCGTCATTCCGGGTCACGGCTCCGTCGGGGGCGCCGGGCAGCTGCGGGCACGAATCGACCAGGACCGCGCCTACGTGCAGGATCTGCGGGACACCGGTGCCACCGATGACCCGAGGGTCGGTCCATCGGCTCCGTTGGACTGGCTGCCCGAGGTGCACAGATGGCAAGTCTCCCGGCTCACCCAAGAAGAACCGAACGATTCGCCCGGCTAAGACCCGTCCACCCACCGCCACCCGTCCATCCACGACGCCGGAGGCGGCCGCCGCCCGGACGCGCACATCACGCCCTCGGCGTAAGCATGCTTACCATTTAGGTGCTTCCAGACGATTTCGCTAGGCTTAAAGGGATGAGTATCCCTGAGCTGTCCCCGGAAACCGCCCGCAACGAGAGCACCGATCGAAGCACCAACGGCATGGTCCGCGTGCGCGGAGCGCAGGAGAACAACCTGCGCAACGTCGACGTCGACATCCCGCGCGACGCGATCGTTGCCTTCACCGGTGTCTCCGGCTCGGGGAAGTCCTCGCTGGCCTTCGGCACCATCTACGCGGAGGCCCAGCGCCGCTACTTCGAGTCGGTGGCGCCCTACGCGCGGCGC
This genomic interval from Arthrobacter sp. zg-Y820 contains the following:
- a CDS encoding pentapeptide repeat-containing protein, whose protein sequence is MHSTSARFPEPASPARTRSSLRPDCANCFALCCTAFGFTRSADFALDKPAGAPCRNLASDFTCTIHDSLLPRGFRGCTVFDCFGAGQNVSHGLFSGKSWLENPGTKDDMFAAFKASRQLHEMLWYLVEAQARTFDPDASLRAARLRATIEHTAGRLPELLSRDIQELHSRVGTLLMEVSEEVRASYCAAGDDHLASELAPGADLMGSNFRSRRLCGADLRGAWLIAADLRGSDLSGVDLLGADLRDARLDGADLSQALYVTQPQLNSAKGSASTLLPPDLTMPPSWRNG
- a CDS encoding MBL fold metallo-hydrolase, whose translation is MLTEVAEGVLVSESEFISSNSVAVQGRDGVLLIDPGITGDEMSALANDLRTLGQPVVAGFSTHPDWDHVLWHANFGDVPRYGTARCAASIHNLLSNEDWQDRVAEGLPPEYAGDIPMELLGLITGLPPGAAQLPWDGPDIRIIEHQAHAPGHAALLIEERGVLVAGDMLSDILMPFLDLEAADPMEDYLAALRLFESLPDGVIVIPGHGSVGGAGQLRARIDQDRAYVQDLRDTGATDDPRVGPSAPLDWLPEVHRWQVSRLTQEEPNDSPG